The sequence acttcgggctggaatgtagttgagaccaaatccacACTCCAAGCGATTTAGTTACAgacgcgctccttacgtctcttgaacttcGCAAGGCTCTAAGTAATTAATTCTCTTAGCTGACGTCCATCTTGGACCggatctgagcagatttcttcacTATTCTTTCTTTCTAGACTAGTTAGtagttttagcttagttgttattATGTTCTTTTTTTACTTATCAACACCAACAATGAAATTTTCATATTTGTCGTCTCCGGTGACgggatcttcatcatcaacttaccCAGCAAAGGAATCTTCATCTGTGATCTTTTTGACGACGAAAGCTTCATCACTAGGTACAAGAGTTTTGAACAAGTACACTTTTTTTTCCaatgaagaaaaacaaattaaatggTTGCAATTTAATTCTGAGAAAAACCATTTTTCCTCCGATTTAATAAAATTTTACTCATaattgtatttgtcttactcatGTAATCCTTCTCTTTCGCTTATCAGATTTCTTGGTATTGTATTTTTACGGTGTGTTCTTATTACTTTGTATTcttttattttcgatcttaaataTTCATTATAATCAAAAATTTCTATTAATGAAAAGTTTTCTTGTTTATCCAAAAAAATAAGTAAAGCTCTAtcaatgaaatcttttgtttggacgaaaaaagaaaagacaacGTAGTTAAATTCCACTGAATTCAGTTATTTATCAAATTCACTGATGCGGTCAACTCCACATTCACATCTATTTCCATCCATGTCGATTAAAAAAACTCCACCTTCCCATTAAATTCCAACTAGTTTATTAATATCAATTAGACAACACTAACCCTCATTATTACGTCATATCCCTCTCAGATAGATGCATTGAGACGGATCAAAAAGATACATTGAGAGGGTATTTCCGACTAAAGTCTACCTCAAAGTCTTAATTGATAACgttgagaaaaagaaaagaaaataattttattttccaattccAAACTAAAAAAATATGAACGTGAGGCGTTGGTGGGTGAGAAGATGATTTGTCGGCTCTTACGAGAACTCGAGGGTTTCTCTCTCTATTCGATTCTTCTTCTGtctgagttttcttcttctttctctctctagATCGATCCCTGCATATCTTCTAATTTACCGGTAAGTTTATAGATTTGGATTACAATCATGATTTTGCTTTgttcaatttgtttttttttattgggtttgatttatgtttttattgttGTACTAGGATTCGGTAAACCTTAGATCTTACGTACTTGCTATGATCCGCTTGTTGAATTTAGGTTAAGACACTGATTTTGTTATTGGAATTTAAGatcttatatatttttttctggATTTGTAGGTAACGTATAGGAGAGTATATATATTTGGGGAATTCGTTTTTATAATTGTGAAATAGTTTTTTAAGGTTCAATTTAGGTTGCAAATTGGAGCTGTGTGGACTTAATTGAGGTGGATTTCGTTGAGAAATTGTAAATTTAGGGTTATATACAATCCATGGCATTTCCTCCATCTCAACTGGAGGAAGCAGATGATGATTTTTTTGATAAGCTTGTCGATGATGATGAATTTGGGGTTACGTCAACTACTGTGACATCTGTTGTTGGTTCTAGCGGTATGGATGGTGGTTCAGATTCTGATGAGGTGAGAGCATTTGCAAATTTAAGTATGGATGAGGTTCCTACTGTGTCAGCAGATACAACTAGTGGTGCTGGATTTGGGGTTTCCGTAGAAGAGGAAAAGAAATCAGAGGACGGGGTTGTTGCATTGTCTTCTGATGATAAGACTGAAAAGGGAAGCGTGGATCAAGAGGAGAGTGTCTCACATGTTGGTTCCACTTCAGCTGTTCTTGATAACCATTTTGAGACTAGAGATGTATCGAAGACGGCTGAAGTTTCATTAGACACGTCAACGAGCAATAATAGCGGATCTAAGAGTACATGCGTTAAAGAATTTCAGTGGAGTTCCTTTTATGCTGATGGTGATGAGAAGGGTGGCAGTGGTTTTGGGTCATACTCGGATTTATTATGCGACGATCCTTTTGAAAATATCGGGAAGAATACTGGAGTTGATTCCAACAACTCAGTTGATCCTTATGCAGATATCGGGAATAATGCACTAGTTGATTCCAACCATAGATCTGGCACGGTAGAAAATGAAGTTTATGGTTCTACATCATCACTAAGTTTAAAGCAGAACAATGATGCTAGAACATATACATCAGGAAGTGAACAGACAAATAATGAGCAAGATGCCTACATTGCCCAACCTGTTCAGTATCCTGGTTGGGAATATGGCGTAACCACTGGTACATCAATTCCTGACTCAACAATAAGTAACCAAGCAAATTACGAAGATACAGCTCAGGCAACAAGTGCTGATGTTGTTTCAACCCAGTGCTCAGAAGCTTCATTTTTACAGCAAACGACTCAATCTGTTGGGGGTACCCTAGACGAGGGTTGTACAACTGGCAGTGTTGCGAACTGGAATCAGGCTTCCCAGGGAACCATGGTGTATCCAGCACATATGATTTTTGATCCACAATACCCTGATTGGTTCTATGATAGTATTGCCAAACAATGGTACCCGTTAGCATCTTATACTCAGGCTAGTCAGTGGGGATCTTATGCTCAGGCTGATCAGTCGGAATCCTATATGCAGGCTGATCAGTCAGGATCTTATACCCATGACGGTCAATCAGGATCTTATACCCATGACGGTCAGTCAGGATCTTATACCCATGACGGTTCTTATTCCCAGGCTAGTCAGGCTGGATCTTATACCCAGGCTGGTCATTTAGAATCTTATACCCAGGCTGGTCAGTTGGAATCTTATACCCAGGCTGGTCAGTTGGAAAGTTATACCCAAGCTGGTCAGTCGGGATCTTATGATCAGGCTGGTCAGTCAGAATCTTATGGTCTGGCTGCTCAGTCAGAATCTTATAGTCAGGCTGGTCAGCCGACACCTTCAACTGAAGACCAGATGTCTCAGAACGGTAATGCTTTTGTTAGCAGTTTCACCCCTGTGAGAGACCAAGGGACATTTAATGACTATGGAAAAGTTGAAGCCTATGAATCGCAAGGTAATCGAAGTGAAGCCCATGGTGGTGACCAGCCTGGTAATTACGTTCAGCAGAATACCAATATGTGGCAACCTAAGACAATGGTTAAGAGTAATTCTCTCGCCAGTTACACAGAAAACCAGCATTCAGAGACTCTATACAATTCAAGGGTTTATTCAAGCGATTCCCTGGATCAACAAATTAGTTTCAAATCTGTCCTAACTGCTTCATATGAGCAGCAACAGACTAGTCGTAGTTATGGTGGGAATGAAAGGGTGGGTTCATTCCCGAGCTTTGTTCCCACTGACAATTTTTCACATCAGATGAACCAGCCAATGGTGGAGCAGAATAACCAGATGACTGCTTCACATGGTTTTTATGGCAATCAAAATATAGGAAGGTATTCCCAACAAACCTTTCCTAgtagcactcaaacatcacatacTCCACAAGATGGGAGGTCTCCCCATGGTCGTCCTCCTCATGCCCTGGTTACTTTTGGTTTTGGTGGAAAACTCGTAGTTGTGAAAGATAGCAGTGCTCTTGGTTCAAGCACGGCGTATGCAAGCAAGGTTAGGCCCTGAGCTTTCACTTTTGACTGTCTTCAACTTGTAATTTCAGTTAACtgattttgaaaaatatgttATTGTTAAAATCTGAAATATGTTTTGTAATATGCGAAGGACTGCATAGGAGGTTCCATTTCAGTTCTTGACTTGATGGATACTGTCACCAACAAAAATGGCGCGTCAAACATTGATTTTGGTGGTTCAGGTTATTTCCGTATTCTGTGCCACCAATCCTTTCCTGGGCCGCTGGTTGGTGGAAATAGtggaaataaagaattaaatactTGGATTGATGAGAGGATTACGGAGTGTGCATCATTGAATGTGGACTATAGGAATGGAGAACTTTTGAGGTTGCTTCTTTCTTTGTTAAAAATAGCTTGCCAACATTATGGTAAACTTCGGTCTCCTTTTGGTTCGGATCCATCTTTGAAGGTAAAAATGTCGTATTTAtggttttgttttcttgtttactAAAATctgtttttataattttttcttgTTATTTTATATTGAAACTCGCATATATGTTTTGAGTAGCATTTACTCAAATTATTCTCAAAGATTttcttaagatttttttttatcaccaACATTGAGTGTTGTAGGCTGCTAAAATTTCTCTCTTTTGTTCCATTATTCAGTGTTGTCAATAATTGTCCTTATTTACTTAAGACACAAATTCACAGCACATTAATCTTGGACTTTtgccaaaaaagaaaaagttggaGTTTATGTCTGTACTGGATGAATTGTTAGATTACAGATACTAAAttgttggttgttgttttttctttccttgtaggaAAATGATCGTCCCGAGTCAGCTGTTGCAAAACTTTTTGCTTCGGCTAAAAGTAGTAGTTCTCAGCTAAGTGGGTACGCCTCCCAAAGGCACTGCTTAACAAATGTGCCTTCCGAAGGTCAACTGCGGgtatgttttgtttttcttaatcagTTTGTTGAttacctttttttctttctttatctgtAGTTACGTAATATTCCAAATGCTGTTTTATGTAGGCAACCGCTGCTGAGGTACAAAACCTTCTTGTTTCTGGTAGAACAAAAGAGGCCCTACAATGTGCACAGGAAGGTCAGTTGTGGGGACCTGCTCTTATTCTTGCAGCACAACTTGGTGATCAGGTCAGACTGTCTTTTTTCTTCCCTTTTCTCTTTCATATCCACATGATTGGATTTGTCTAGAGGTTGGTTGAGATGGCTGTATCTGACAATCTGAAATTTAGCTTACCAACTCTCACTTTGCTTTATGTATGCATGCAGCATTATATTGAATCCGTGAGACAGATGGCTCATTGCCAGTTAGTAGCTGGTTCACCTTTGCGTACATTGTGCTTGCTAATTGCGGGGCAACCAGCAGATGTGTTTTCTGCTGATAGCACGGGTAAAAGCGGTGGTTCACCCGATGCTTTACATATGTCTCAACAGCATGCACAGGTGGATATTTTTTCCAGATTAGTTTCAACTGAAATAGGCTTCTAAGTTTCAATTGTTATGTGTTAATAATACTCCTTGCATGACTTTTATGCGGACATGAACAACAAGCTCAGTATGTGAATCATGCACTGGTCATGATTTTCACATAGGCATGTCATCCTTTCTTCAGTATGCCTATAAAGTAACAGTTTGCTTCGATACCTGGATTCGTTGGGCTTTTGGACATGGTTTTATCATACCATTTGCAAATAATGAATCTTTGCACATTGCTTCAGTGAACTCAAAGCGATTCTCTTAATATGTTGTTTGTtaactttgttttttttaaatttttatgacTAAAGGGCGGTGCCAACGGAATGCTAgatgaatgggaagagaatttgGCCATCATAGCTGCAAACAGAACAAAAGGTGATGAACTTGTAGTACTTCATCTTGGGGATTGTCTCTGGAAGGAGAGAGGCGAGGTCTGTCTGTCTTtcattctttttgtttctttttgaatttttttacatGGGGTTTATTGGATTATGTTGCTCTTGGAGTCTGGATCTTATCATTTATGGAACAGATTACTGCTGCACACATCTGCTACTTAGTTGCGGAAGCAAACTTCGAGTCGTTTTCTGACAGTGCAAGATTGTGTCTTATTGGTGCTGACCACTGGAGATGCCCTCGAACATATGCGAGCCCTGAGGCTATACAGGTTCTACTCGTCCTATTTTTGTACCCTTACTACATTCTCTGAAGTTGGTGATCGGCTTTACATACCAATCTGCCCTTTTTAATGCTTATGTCACATGACAAGCGATGATTCTTCCCAGTTAATCAGTTTTCCCCAGTTGAATTTAAAAAGAATGTTATAGGAAAAGTGTTCATCCTTTTCCTTTAATAATAAGGCCAAACATTTATCTTGTCAATTCATCTTTGTTATTGCCATTACCACCCCTATTGCTGTCACCAGTACTACCATCCTCTAATCCCATAAGCAGCTGTACCACCCAATCATGAATTTTTGTTGGACAgttttttaaggattgaattgcGAAACATTACTCTAATGATGTTTGATAAAAAATAGAGGCTAGAATGATAGGTGTGTTTCATGTATCTGTTTTCAACAAATTGGTTCAGCACATAGTTTAAGTGGTTAGGTAGGGAAGTGGAGCAACTTTGATATCCCACGTCTCATCTTTTACCATCTTTATGTTCTTAAATGTTTTTCTATCACTTAATTACTTAATCAATGTGATGCACTTTTTGATCTTTGTGTATTTTCTTTTACCTTCTAAAGATTTATCATGCATATTCATATATGGAATAACTGACTCGATCCACCAATATCTGGGCAGAGGACAGAATTTTATGAATATACGACGGTGCTCGGGAATTCTCAATCCGTCTTGCTACCATTTCAGCCGTATAAACTTGTATATGCCCATATGCTGGCTGAAGTGGGAAAAGTTTCAGAATCTTTGAAGTAAGTAAATTTTAGTTTCTTTGCTTGATTTTGTTTTGCACATGCTTTCCACTTTCTTAATGGTAGTATCTTTCAGGTATTGTCAAGCAATAACAAAATCTCTGAAAAATGGCCGAGCACCAGAAGTGGAGACATGGAAACAATTGGTCTCATCACTGGAGGAGCGAGTTAGGACTCATCAGCAGGTGTGTAGGATTGCAATTTCAATTGCAAACTTATTCTCCATTGGATCAGTTTTAAGTATTGATAACTGTGCTCTTTTATAGGGAGGATTCGGTATCAACTTGGCTCCAGGAAAACTTGTTAGTAAATTCCTCCCATTTATTGATAGATCTATTCACCGAATGATtggaccaccaccaccatcggcCTCGTCGACTAAAAGTAATGACCAGGATAACCGTCCACCAATACCCCGTGTACCAGCTAGTCAATCGACAATGGCCATGTCATCTTTAATGCCTTCGGCCTCAGTGGAAACTATTAGTGAATGGGCAGGTGATAGTAATAGGAGGAGTATGCCCAATAGGAGCGTTTCAGAGCCGGATTTTGGTAGACAGGTTTATTTCTTCTCCATCTAATGATTTCCCAGTCAATTTATTTGGGTTGTATTAGAGTGTTGAGCCTGGCTGACTTTACATAGGCTAATTCATCGAAGGGTGGAGCTTCTGCTGATGGACAAAGCAAAGCATCAGGTGCAGGTGGGTCATCTCGCTTTGGTCTTTTGGGGTCAACAATTTTCCAAAAGACCATAGGGTGGGTCGGAAGATCTAGGTCAGATAAACAGGTATATTCTAGCGGCTAGATTTGTCAATTCCTTCATGGTTTTCCTTTATTTGAATGATTaactttctttttcttatctttttctgTTTTCTGCATGATACAAAAGGCGAAGTTGGGTGAATCGAATAAATTTTACTATGACGAGAAACTCAAGAGATGGGTAGAGGAAGGTGCTAACGTTACTGCTGAGGAATCAGCGCCACCTCCACCTCCAACAAATGCAGTTTTTCAGAATGGAACAACAGATTACAACATGCAGCATGCATTTAGAAATGACAGTCCTGCTaataatggagttgctgaaagcaGAAGCCCAACTCATTCAGAACGAAGTTCAGGGATACCTCCAATTCCATCGAGCTCTAACCAATTCTCTTCCCGTGGCCGAATGGGTGTTAGATCAAGGTATCCAACTTTGAAATTTTCACATCATACTTAGCTTTTCCTTAGGTTTGCACTGAGACTAGGAAAGCTCAACTTCATCCAAAATTAGACAGTACGATACGGCGTAACCCCATTAAGCCATTACATCCTTACCAATATCTAGACCGATGGAAGTTTACCAAAGGGAAAAAATCATGTCACTGATGAGATCAATGCTTGGTCTATCTTTGGTTGGGAATGGAGAATCCTAATAATTAGGTTGTTTGAGTGAAGTGTACGTCATAGATATTTCCAGTGGAAGGTACTTTGGATTTTTATTAATGTCATTTCAGAGGCATAACCGCCTTGTTCTTGACTTTCTGCAGGTACGTTGACACCTTCAATAAAGGTGGCGGGGTCTCAGCAAACTTATTCCAGTCCCCTCCTGCTCCAGTTGCAAATCCAATTGGCACTAGCAATGCGAAGTTTTTTGTTCCGGCTCCTGCACCTACACCCTCATCATCTGGGGAACAACCAATAGCGGCAACAGGTGAAATTATGCAAGAAAGTCCTGGCCCTAGTGAAGATATCTCATCCGTGATGACTAATGATTCATTTTATTCATCTcaacaaccaacaccaccaccatcatcatcatcatcgccaTCCATGCAGCGTTTTGCAAGCATGAGCAACATCCCCACTGCGAGCAGAATAGCTGGTAATGGTAATTCCACTGCTCAATCTCGTTCGCGGAGAACAGCGTCATGGAGTGGAAGCATTAATGATGCAAATAGCTCTTCTCCGTATACAAATGGATCGAGACCTTTAGGAGAGGTTTTAGGGTATTCGCCAACATCTTCGAATCCCAATGATCCTTCATCCATTCATCTGACGAGGAATGGTTCAAGTTTTGGGTCAGACCTCCAAGAGGTAGAGCTCTGAATCGAAGTGGCTCGAGGAATCAACACTTTGCTTCTCATGAGGGTCATTGGTCCAGGTCAGCTCTTTCCCCTGATTTCTCGGCCTCTCTATCCAAGAAAAAGAATAGGTTTCATGGGTTTCAGAATATTATGGTTTTGTACGGGGAATCTAGAACGAGAAGATAAAGCTATTAGGTGAAATGCAGATAGAGTTCAAAACAAGGACAACAGTTTCCTGTATTCTAAGACCTGGGGTTGGATATAAATCTTCCATGGTCTGAAATGCTAGATAGTTTGGGATATGGTGTCCTTTTTTCACCAATACAAAACACACAACATCCATGGGCACCATTTGTACAGTTCATTTGTTGATTTATTTGTCTGAATGAGGGAGAGATGGTAAAACTAGCAGAGCGTAAGAAAAGAAACAACCCCCTTCTTCAAGTTTTCAGCAGGGGTAAAAAAAGAAAGCTTACGAAAAATAAGATTTCTCTTCCGTTCTTTTGTATGCCTTTCCAAAGTATCTTTATTTATACATACAAGACGACCTGTACTGGAACGCCGAAATTTTGTATTTgctgttcttttttcttttttacaggTGGAATTCTGTTAACTCAACTAGTGGTGAAATTGGCTCTTATCATGAGAACTTTTCACAACTCTAATTTTCATTTTGATGCTTCCTCCTTGGCCTTTTAAATATAtattcttttatatatttttttttgaagcatttcttTTTGTTCTTGATTGTCCAGTTATATCTGTCGCTCTATTACCAGAATTTTTCTTAAAAAAGATATGGCTCCAAAaataacctggctaaattggggtctatgccacttaattgggtcCATGGATTTATTCATCCACCCAATAGAGAATGATAATGGGTGTCTAAAAGATTGTAAAAATACTAAATTAACCTgtaaagaaaccttaattattctaacacaaatacaaatatAAAATCATGACttaattaacaaaaataaaaatcatcaaaactcaatttctttttcaatttccatgaaaatcaaaacttaatcCTATCAATCACAAAAAACAATTGAAATCTAAtttctttttgggttttgaaaaaaaaaaacaattcaagtgattgagttaaatccaaCCATTCCTTCTAAGTGGTACTCTAtaatgatttacctctaaatcttCAAAATTCAGTCATtaaattttctgaaaatccacCCAGAGTCGGTTTATAGGTACATCATATTAATCCGATTGTGGCCTACATCGGTTTTTAATGTGAACCTATATAACCCGATTCtaggttgatgtgatgaacatcaactataatcggtttacacTAATAcacacatcaaccgattctggttcAGGTTTGGAACATCTTGGACCATTTGTAATCCGATTATTGAGTTAAAAATTTCTGTAACTTTTCTTCGAACAATCGGATTACATAATTTGTAATCGTCATCGTCATACATGAACATGCAATTCTTCTTCTCCCCATCTCCTTttccacataatatttgtaatccttcatcataTAAATGATTTCCCAGTGAGACACCCTATAGTTTAAACGTCTAATCAACCAATGGTAATTCTTGTAGCTTGTGATGATTTTCATCCTACTCTCTTCCATTTGCGCGGTTATCTTGATGATATCAGCCTTGGTGTATTCATGGATGGCTTCTTGTACCATAACCACAGTGTTTTGGCTCCCTCGGAGCAAGCTTTTCAAACGTCCATGAGATCCTTCCGCGATACTTGTCGCCTCATTCTTATAATGCATCTGTTGGTTGGTGTAAGCATGCACACATTTTTCCTTGTACAgacccaacaattccttcaagcaaTAAACCACACATTTCTCGTAATCCTTCTTCCATAGCCCAATAAAACTCTccaaataagattcgaactcgggcacggacattgagtgtaccattaaatcccaatgatgttgaaaagccttccatagtaacccattcgcttcatactccgctttccttttcttcttgtccTCCCCTCGTTGTTCCGGAGTTGGTTTTTGAAGACGCTCATCTTCGGCCTTTTCACGAGCGGTACCTTTTTGTGGctttggcttttggatatgacccctacaattacttctaatattgcattgtatgtgCCATGTGCAAAGAAAAATGCTTAGCGTCCAGAAAAACCACTCCTGTGGCATTCATTAGTGCTTGGTCCTTATCCGTTACGTACTATGATCCTCGGAGTTTGATCGCCACGGTATATCTCCTTCAACGTCTCTAGcatccaagtaaaactcacatcattctccctatccataaacccccatgctaccgtgaaagtttgtttttcggaagtatggcaagcaatgtttaacaacgacatgttgtacttgttggtcttgtacgtacaatctattaacaaaattTGATAGAAGCAGTGGGAcaacttgatcatctccggatacgccaagaaaatacgagtcactttgccttccaatacctgcttcctcattgtgtatccATGTTGATCGGCTAAGCACTGAGATTGTTCCATAAccgctctaccatcccattcccTCTTCCTAAATGCCGCTCTTGCCGTGTAAATTTGcctcaaagtggacaagttattcttatcatcctccttaatattcctaaggatgtcacttggtttacacgctttcatcgacctcaccgtttccaattgatgtggtttcaacccacaaacgaccgcgtgtccaacaagagattccggatcatcatgattatgacaaccGTTCATCACTTTAGAGAGCTTGTATACCTTACCATTGGGTCCCTTGGGTCTATTAACTATAATCTTCAACGGGcaaccatacttctttgatttagtaatgtattcccttgtcgtcGTCATCACGTCCCTTGCCCAGTGACTTTCTTGTTATCCACCTCTCTCACAAATAAGTTCCAAACGATCTTGACTTGAATGACGACCTAAAACTAACGCGCATTTGATctatattcccttgtctataaaccattgctttgcatcgtttctttctttccattccaaatcaGTGAAATAGTGCGCAGAGGCATCATGACCCAGCAGAGATACGGGTTTGGGATGATCTTCTTCAAACGCTATAACAATGTACAACAAATATCAACAAGTTGAGgattcaaaatcggtttatatgttacaGTCGAGAAAACCGATTATcagtaatcggtttatatgtgcaaCTATGAAGTCCGATTAAGGACTTGACGAAAAAATTTCAAAGTTTACAATCGGTTCATGTCTCGtatcatgtaatccgatttttgTTCACATTTGTCCTGAAACTTTTTTCTCCGAAATCGGATTATATATACACGTAAATAAACCGATTGTCAACATCGTGTATTCTACGTGATTACTCAAGTGAAGAAATCGGATTATgcacatcaccaacaaaaaccgaTTTTAGTCACGTACCCATCGCGCCTAAAATTttactacaatcggtttatgtggtgacTAACAAAAACCGATTGATGtacccaatttggggattttacccagaatcggtttatgtagtgCTATCGAATAAACTGATTCTGGGTTAAAGGTTTGTAATTTTTCCCCTTTTTGGGCAATTGggacatgcaaatacatgtttgtagatcgttacagctcatacctgtttattagaagcattatcaccttcttcttcccgacgaaattgttcttgtgcttgaataatatcctcaagcattctttggttgtcatgctcttcttcattcaacaaattatccaattcggtatgatcgaaatcatgataatctgatgcacccacttcttcatcactactagagtcttcatcatcattataaagtttcatttttggtaagaaaatcacaaaccctagttttttcttttttccctctacttcttctttccctccaaaccttaaaaaagaaaatgaatttctactctaatcctaacactataatcaaactcaaacactaattaatttaacaaatattaacttaattaatcatcaccaATTTAATAAGGGCATATTAGACATTAATATAAAtagtggataaggggtttctagaaattaattgttaatgaccctattttgtcatgtagctataggccccaattaagtggcataggccccaatttagccaggaaaaAATATAGTGGTGTTTGGCCTCTTAGAGATTTGTCATCATTTGTTTCGTAATTCCTG comes from Papaver somniferum cultivar HN1 chromosome 7, ASM357369v1, whole genome shotgun sequence and encodes:
- the LOC113297235 gene encoding protein transport protein SEC16A homolog isoform X1 — encoded protein: MAFPPSQLEEADDDFFDKLVDDDEFGVTSTTVTSVVGSSGMDGGSDSDEVRAFANLSMDEVPTVSADTTSGAGFGVSVEEEKKSEDGVVALSSDDKTEKGSVDQEESVSHVGSTSAVLDNHFETRDVSKTAEVSLDTSTSNNSGSKSTCVKEFQWSSFYADGDEKGGSGFGSYSDLLCDDPFENIGKNTGVDSNNSVDPYADIGNNALVDSNHRSGTVENEVYGSTSSLSLKQNNDARTYTSGSEQTNNEQDAYIAQPVQYPGWEYGVTTGTSIPDSTISNQANYEDTAQATSADVVSTQCSEASFLQQTTQSVGGTLDEGCTTGSVANWNQASQGTMVYPAHMIFDPQYPDWFYDSIAKQWYPLASYTQASQWGSYAQADQSESYMQADQSGSYTHDGQSGSYTHDGQSGSYTHDGSYSQASQAGSYTQAGHLESYTQAGQLESYTQAGQLESYTQAGQSGSYDQAGQSESYGLAAQSESYSQAGQPTPSTEDQMSQNGNAFVSSFTPVRDQGTFNDYGKVEAYESQGNRSEAHGGDQPGNYVQQNTNMWQPKTMVKSNSLASYTENQHSETLYNSRVYSSDSLDQQISFKSVLTASYEQQQTSRSYGGNERVGSFPSFVPTDNFSHQMNQPMVEQNNQMTASHGFYGNQNIGRYSQQTFPSSTQTSHTPQDGRSPHGRPPHALVTFGFGGKLVVVKDSSALGSSTAYASKDCIGGSISVLDLMDTVTNKNGASNIDFGGSGYFRILCHQSFPGPLVGGNSGNKELNTWIDERITECASLNVDYRNGELLRLLLSLLKIACQHYGKLRSPFGSDPSLKENDRPESAVAKLFASAKSSSSQLSGYASQRHCLTNVPSEGQLRATAAEVQNLLVSGRTKEALQCAQEGQLWGPALILAAQLGDQHYIESVRQMAHCQLVAGSPLRTLCLLIAGQPADVFSADSTGKSGGSPDALHMSQQHAQGGANGMLDEWEENLAIIAANRTKGDELVVLHLGDCLWKERGEITAAHICYLVAEANFESFSDSARLCLIGADHWRCPRTYASPEAIQRTEFYEYTTVLGNSQSVLLPFQPYKLVYAHMLAEVGKVSESLKYCQAITKSLKNGRAPEVETWKQLVSSLEERVRTHQQGGFGINLAPGKLVSKFLPFIDRSIHRMIGPPPPSASSTKSNDQDNRPPIPRVPASQSTMAMSSLMPSASVETISEWAGDSNRRSMPNRSVSEPDFGRQANSSKGGASADGQSKASGAGGSSRFGLLGSTIFQKTIGWVGRSRSDKQAKLGESNKFYYDEKLKRWVEEGANVTAEESAPPPPPTNAVFQNGTTDYNMQHAFRNDSPANNGVAESRSPTHSERSSGIPPIPSSSNQFSSRGRMGVRSRYVDTFNKGGGVSANLFQSPPAPVANPIGTSNAKFFVPAPAPTPSSSGEQPIAATGEIMQESPGPSEDISSVMTNDSFYSSQQPTPPPSSSSSPSMQRFASMSNIPTASRIAGNGNSTAQSRSRRTASWSGSINDANSSSPYTNGSRPLGEVLGYSPTSSNPNDPSSIHLTRNGSSFGSDLQEVEL